The Archangium primigenium genomic interval GTGTCGTGGTAGCCGCGGCCGTCGGCGTCCACGCCCAGCGTCGACACTTCCAGCCGCGCCGAGGAGCGGGGCGCCAGGGCCCGCCAGTAATGGGGCACCCCGGGCACGAGCTGCACCTCCTCCGCCGCGGGCGCCTCGGGCGTGAGCAGCAGCCGGGCCCGCATCTGGCCGCCGAAGGGCGCGCACCGCTCGTCCACCTCCATGCTCACCCGGCCCTCCGGGGTGTACACGAGCCGCGAGCGGCCGATGCGCAGCTCCCGGCCCGCCATCCCCACGGACGCGTGCGCGTACTCGCTGAGCACCCAGCACAGGCGGCGCCCGCCCCGGTAGAGCGCGAAGTTCACCGCGCTGTGCCCCAGGGGCAGCGCCCCCCGACTCACCCCCACCGAGTAGCGGGGGGAGAAGAGCGAGCCGAGCATGAAGATGAAGACGGCGCTGTACTCGCCCACCGTCGCGTCGGCGTAGAACCAGCGATAGGCCCCCGGGCGGTCCGGCAGGTGGGGCAGCCCGTCACGCCACTGGTAGCCCCGATGGGCGCTGGGCACGGAGACCTCGTCCAGGAGCCTCATGCGACCTCCCTCAAGTGGTTGGAGGCCATGCGCGCGGCGAATTGGCCCGACAGCATCACCATGGGCACGCCCCCGCCCGGGTGCGTGCCGCCTCCCGCGTAGAACAGGCCCGGCGTGGCGCCGCGGATGCGCGGCCGCCGGAAGGCCCCGAAGCGGCCATGCGGCAGGAAGCCGTAGATGGAGCCGCCCGGCGCGCCCAGCGCCGCCAGGTCCACCGGCGAGCGCTGCCCCACCACCCGCATGCGCCCGCGCAGCTCCGGGTAGTGCTTGAGCAGCTTCTCCATCATCTGCCGCTTCACCCGCTCGGCGTGCAGCTCCCACGCGGCGCTCGCCTGCTCCGCGGCCTCGGGCGCCTGGGGCAGGGCCGGGGCGTTCACCATGACGAACAGGCCCGTCTTGCCCGCGGGCGCCACCGTGTCATCCGTGGCCGAGGGGTTGCAGAAGTACACCGTGGGGTCCTCGGGCAGCTCCCCCGCGAAGAGCGCGTCGAACTCGTGCCGGTAGTTGCCGCCGAAGAGCACCGTGTGGTGCGGCAGCGCCGGACGGCCGTCCACCTCCAAGAGCAGCACGTACCCCGACAGCGACAGCGGCTCCTTGCCCCGCCCCAGGCCCGCGAGCGGATCCGCGTTCACCACCACGGAGTCGAAGGGCTCCTCGGCCCCGCTCGGGCCCACGCGGTAGCCCTGGGCCTCCCGCGTGTAGCGCACCCGGGTGTTCAGGTGGATGCGCACCCCTTGCCGCGCCACCGCCGCCCCGAGCGCGTCCACCAGCGCGCCCATGCCGCCGCGCACGTGGTGCACGCCATAGACGCGCTCGATGTGCGGGATGAGGGCGAAGGCCGCGCTCGCCTCGTAGGGCGATGCCCCGGTGTACGTGGCGAAGCGGCCCACGAACTGCCATAGATGTTCCGTCTTGAAGTGAGCCCGCGCGAGCTGATCCATCGTGGCCAGCTTCATGCCCCGGGCCATGGCCACCATGCCCCGGCGCAGCACGCGCGCCATGAAGCCCGTCATCCCCTCGAAGGGGGCCTCCAGGTAGGGCTCGCCCGCGGCGCGCCAGATGCGCTCGGCCTCCGCGTAGAAGCCATACACGCCGCGCTTCTCGCTCGGCCACAGCGCCCCGGCGCTCTCCGCCGTGCGGTCCAGGTCGCGGTGCGCCACGAAGCCGCACCCGTCCGGGTAGCGGTAGGTGCACTGCGCCTCCAGCTCGGAGAACGGCGGCAGCAAATCCGCGGCCCCCAGGCCCTCGAACACCTCGCGCACCACGTGGGGCAGCGTGAGCAGCGTGGGCCCGGTGTCCAGCCGCAGCCCGTCCACCTGGACGCTCTGCGCCTTGCCGCCCAGGGACGCGCTGCCCTCGAAGAGCGTGACGTCATGTCCCTCGCGCGCCAGGAGTCCGGCGGCCGTCAGGCCCCCGATGCCACCACCCACCACCGCCACCCGCGTGGATTTCATTGCACCGCTCCTTGCTGCTGGCGGACTTCGTCGAGGATTTCCCGCGCCCGCTCCGGGCGGTAGACGCGCTCACGCGCGAGCTGCTCGGCCACCACGGCCACCCACTCGCCCTCGGCGCCGGCCTCGGCCGCCACGCGCCGCGCGTGCAGCGCCATGTGGCCCTTCTGGATGCCCTCGGTGGACAGCGCCTTGAGCGCGGCCAGGTTGGTGGCGAGCCCCGCCGCCGCGGCGAGCCCCGCCAGGTCCAGCGCCCCCGACACGCCCGCGAGCTTGAGCGCCCGGAGCACGCCGGGATGGGTGCGCGCCGCGCCGCCCACGGTGGAGGTCGCCAGCGGCATCTCCAGGAGGCCCCGGAGCGCGCCGTCCTCGCCCGCGCGCCAGGTGGTCAGCGGCCGGTACACGCCCGAGCGCGCCGCCCACGCGTGCGCGCCCGCCTCCACCGCGCGCCAGTCGTTGCCGCATGCCACCAGCACGCCGTCCACGCCGTTCATCACGCCCTTGTTGTGGGTGACGGCCCGGTACGGGTCGAGTTCGGCGAAGCGCTGGGC includes:
- a CDS encoding carotenoid 1,2-hydratase, whose product is MRLLDEVSVPSAHRGYQWRDGLPHLPDRPGAYRWFYADATVGEYSAVFIFMLGSLFSPRYSVGVSRGALPLGHSAVNFALYRGGRRLCWVLSEYAHASVGMAGRELRIGRSRLVYTPEGRVSMEVDERCAPFGGQMRARLLLTPEAPAAEEVQLVPGVPHYWRALAPRSSARLEVSTLGVDADGRGYHDTNHGAELLGSRLPGWHWARLHGPDETVVEYHLPGGVAPLRVTSGGGVTRAERSPLHAGTRPSRLTGWGLRVPQHLSAGPTVRTEPHLIESSPFYARLEARRGGLDVMGEVADFQRFHSPYIRWMAHFRTRVERQA
- a CDS encoding phytoene desaturase family protein, with the translated sequence MKSTRVAVVGGGIGGLTAAGLLAREGHDVTLFEGSASLGGKAQSVQVDGLRLDTGPTLLTLPHVVREVFEGLGAADLLPPFSELEAQCTYRYPDGCGFVAHRDLDRTAESAGALWPSEKRGVYGFYAEAERIWRAAGEPYLEAPFEGMTGFMARVLRRGMVAMARGMKLATMDQLARAHFKTEHLWQFVGRFATYTGASPYEASAAFALIPHIERVYGVHHVRGGMGALVDALGAAVARQGVRIHLNTRVRYTREAQGYRVGPSGAEEPFDSVVVNADPLAGLGRGKEPLSLSGYVLLLEVDGRPALPHHTVLFGGNYRHEFDALFAGELPEDPTVYFCNPSATDDTVAPAGKTGLFVMVNAPALPQAPEAAEQASAAWELHAERVKRQMMEKLLKHYPELRGRMRVVGQRSPVDLAALGAPGGSIYGFLPHGRFGAFRRPRIRGATPGLFYAGGGTHPGGGVPMVMLSGQFAARMASNHLREVA